A section of the Mesorhizobium loti genome encodes:
- a CDS encoding ABC transporter permease, whose amino-acid sequence MQAQYIGASTIILEVLWRFWPVWVALAIVMGASFLYKKKLALYGQLFDSGVGIAGVFICLFWLFTAIFASTISPFDPLGQIPIMKDTLPGAIEPQSGLVYLFGGDKLARDVFSRMVYGSQIVLIIAPAATGFALMVGITLGLPAGYYGGKIDSILSFLANLVLAFPVILLFYLLVTPGIMDTPIPYALAGVFFLFPIIFFCVLFWTRFKNRPDRIYILLGLTLIVGGWIYLGLVFDRDPLHIVHIDPNQLNIFVAVVFASSPGVFRIVRGLVMDIKTRDYVAAAQTRGESPWYIMLWEILPNARGPLIVDACLRIGYTTILLGTLGYFGLGLAPESPDWGTAIKDASRLLRSFIHPALPPTIALMSFVLGLNLLADSLREQSMKD is encoded by the coding sequence ATGCAAGCTCAATATATCGGCGCCTCCACCATCATCCTCGAAGTGCTGTGGCGCTTCTGGCCGGTCTGGGTCGCGCTCGCCATCGTCATGGGGGCGAGCTTTCTCTACAAGAAGAAGCTGGCGCTCTATGGCCAGCTTTTCGACAGCGGCGTCGGCATAGCGGGGGTGTTCATCTGCCTGTTCTGGCTGTTCACGGCGATCTTTGCCTCGACCATCTCGCCGTTCGATCCGCTGGGCCAGATCCCGATCATGAAGGACACGCTGCCGGGCGCCATCGAGCCGCAATCGGGGCTCGTCTATCTCTTCGGCGGCGACAAGCTGGCGCGCGACGTGTTTTCGCGAATGGTCTATGGCAGCCAGATCGTGCTGATCATCGCACCGGCGGCAACCGGTTTCGCGCTGATGGTCGGCATCACGCTCGGCCTGCCGGCCGGCTATTACGGCGGCAAGATCGATTCCATCCTGTCGTTCCTGGCCAACCTCGTTCTGGCCTTCCCCGTGATCCTGCTGTTCTACCTGCTGGTGACGCCCGGGATCATGGACACGCCGATCCCCTATGCGCTGGCCGGCGTCTTCTTCCTGTTTCCGATCATCTTCTTCTGCGTCCTGTTCTGGACGCGCTTCAAGAACCGGCCGGACCGGATCTACATCCTGCTCGGCCTGACGCTGATCGTAGGCGGCTGGATCTATCTCGGCCTTGTCTTCGACAGGGACCCGCTGCACATCGTGCATATCGACCCCAACCAGCTCAACATCTTCGTGGCGGTGGTGTTCGCCTCCAGCCCCGGCGTGTTCCGCATCGTGCGCGGCCTGGTGATGGACATCAAGACGCGCGACTATGTGGCGGCGGCGCAGACGCGTGGTGAATCACCCTGGTACATCATGCTGTGGGAGATCCTGCCCAATGCGCGCGGCCCGCTGATCGTCGATGCCTGCCTGCGCATTGGCTACACCACGATCCTGCTCGGGACGCTCGGCTATTTCGGCCTCGGCCTGGCGCCGGAAAGCCCTGACTGGGGCACGGCGATCAAGGATGCCAGCCGGCTGCTGCGCTCCTTCATCCATCCGGCGCTGCCACCGACGATCGCGCTGATGTCGTTCGTGCTGGGGCTCAACCTGCTGGCCGACTCGCTGCGCGAGCAATCGATGAAAGACTGA
- a CDS encoding dipeptide ABC transporter ATP-binding protein, translating to MNEAVRNPDKPTPGPTPGPSTAPIIEIENLSISFFTRKGEIPAVMDFSCTVMPGEAMGIVGESGCGKSTVSLGIMRDLSNIGKIVGGKIKFQGKDMGELSEEELRAIRGNKIAMIYQEPMASLNPAMKIGQQLMEVPLIHDKVSKEEAYKRAVEMVRSVKLPDPERMMRSYPHQLSGGQQQRIVIAMALLSKPALLLLDEPTTALDVTVEAGIVELVKGLGEKFGTSMIFVSHNLGLILETCDRITVMYSGEAVETGKIKDVFDRMRHPYTQGLFRSIPLPGADKNSRPLIAIPGQLPLPHERPKGCNFGPRCHHFVEGVCNAAEIPMVEVAGHDGHFSRCVRFNEIDWEALPPGAKKVNERVVPGAPVLKIEDLRKYYKVGGSEVFGSSEGRVVKANETISFMARESETVAIVGESGCGKSTLAKVLLGLETASAGTVTLGNKEIQSTGIEKRSVDTVSSIQMVFQNPFDTLNPSHSVGSQIIRTLEKFNVGKTVADRRKRMLELLDLVKLPRAFETRKPRQLSGGQKQRIGVARAFAGDAKVVVADEPVSALDVSVQAAVTELLMDIQRKNKTTMLFISHDLSVVRYIADRVVVMYLGYIVEQGTTDQIFAPPYHPYTEALLSAIPIADTSVVKKHIVLEGDIPSAMNPPSGCPFQTRCGYKKLVPDNLCETKVPPVKHLGDGHMSLCWLADDVLAKMEPVIKFDKEHAAHEGVPDDAHGTGPGLAGTAPNRPRGKTGSAEADQIGDAVEQGEAGMRARRHEVRDEVSETGVSKPKDTTRRH from the coding sequence ATGAACGAGGCAGTTCGAAATCCCGACAAGCCGACCCCTGGGCCGACCCCTGGGCCAAGCACTGCGCCGATCATCGAGATCGAGAACCTGTCGATCTCCTTCTTCACCCGCAAGGGCGAGATACCGGCCGTCATGGATTTTTCCTGCACGGTCATGCCCGGCGAAGCGATGGGCATCGTCGGCGAATCCGGTTGCGGCAAGTCGACCGTGTCGCTCGGTATCATGCGCGACCTCTCCAACATCGGGAAGATCGTCGGCGGCAAGATCAAGTTCCAGGGCAAGGATATGGGCGAGCTCTCCGAGGAGGAGCTGCGCGCCATCCGCGGCAACAAGATCGCCATGATCTACCAGGAGCCGATGGCCAGCCTCAATCCGGCGATGAAGATCGGCCAGCAGCTGATGGAAGTGCCGCTGATCCACGACAAGGTGTCGAAGGAAGAGGCCTATAAACGCGCGGTCGAAATGGTGCGGTCGGTCAAGCTGCCGGACCCCGAGCGCATGATGCGCTCCTATCCGCACCAGCTGTCGGGCGGCCAGCAGCAGCGTATCGTCATTGCCATGGCGCTGCTGTCGAAGCCGGCGCTGCTTCTGCTCGACGAGCCGACTACGGCGCTCGACGTGACGGTGGAGGCGGGTATCGTCGAACTGGTCAAGGGGCTGGGCGAAAAGTTCGGCACCTCGATGATCTTCGTCTCGCACAATCTGGGCCTCATCCTCGAGACTTGCGACAGGATCACGGTCATGTATTCGGGCGAGGCGGTCGAGACCGGCAAGATCAAGGACGTCTTCGACCGGATGCGCCATCCCTACACGCAAGGGCTGTTCCGTTCGATCCCGCTGCCGGGCGCCGACAAGAACTCGCGGCCGCTGATCGCCATTCCGGGCCAGCTGCCGCTGCCGCATGAGCGGCCCAAGGGCTGCAATTTCGGCCCGCGCTGCCACCATTTCGTCGAGGGCGTCTGCAACGCCGCCGAAATCCCCATGGTCGAGGTCGCCGGCCATGACGGCCATTTCTCGCGCTGCGTGCGCTTCAACGAAATCGACTGGGAAGCGCTGCCGCCCGGTGCCAAGAAGGTCAATGAGCGTGTCGTGCCCGGCGCGCCGGTGCTCAAGATCGAGGATCTGAGGAAGTACTACAAGGTCGGCGGCAGCGAGGTGTTCGGGTCGAGCGAAGGCCGTGTCGTCAAGGCCAACGAGACCATCTCCTTCATGGCGCGCGAATCCGAGACGGTTGCCATCGTCGGCGAATCCGGCTGCGGAAAGTCGACGCTGGCCAAGGTTCTGCTCGGCCTGGAGACGGCAAGTGCCGGCACGGTGACGCTGGGCAACAAGGAGATCCAGTCGACCGGCATCGAGAAGCGCAGCGTCGACACCGTGTCCTCGATCCAGATGGTGTTCCAGAACCCGTTCGACACGCTCAATCCCAGCCATTCGGTCGGCTCGCAGATCATCCGCACGCTGGAGAAATTCAACGTCGGCAAGACGGTCGCCGACCGGCGCAAGCGCATGCTGGAACTGCTCGACCTGGTGAAGCTGCCGCGCGCCTTCGAGACGCGCAAGCCGCGCCAGCTTTCCGGTGGCCAGAAGCAGCGCATCGGCGTGGCGCGCGCCTTTGCCGGCGACGCCAAGGTGGTGGTGGCCGACGAGCCGGTCTCCGCACTCGACGTGTCGGTGCAGGCGGCGGTGACCGAACTGTTGATGGATATCCAGCGCAAGAACAAGACGACGATGCTGTTCATCAGCCACGATCTGTCCGTCGTGCGCTATATCGCGGACCGCGTCGTCGTCATGTATCTCGGCTATATCGTCGAGCAAGGCACGACCGACCAGATCTTCGCGCCGCCCTATCATCCATATACCGAGGCGCTGCTGTCGGCGATCCCGATCGCCGACACCAGCGTGGTCAAGAAGCACATCGTGCTGGAGGGCGACATCCCGTCGGCGATGAATCCGCCGTCTGGCTGCCCATTCCAGACACGCTGCGGCTACAAGAAGCTCGTGCCCGACAATCTGTGCGAGACCAAGGTGCCGCCGGTCAAGCATCTCGGTGACGGCCATATGAGCCTGTGCTGGCTGGCCGATGACGTGCTGGCGAAGATGGAGCCGGTGATCAAGTTCGACAAGGAACACGCCGCGCATGAGGGCGTGCCGGACGATGCGCACGGCACCGGGCCCGGTTTGGCCGGGACAGCGCCCAACCGGCCGCGTGGCAAAACGGGCAGCGCGGAAGCCGACCAGATCGGGGACGCCGTGGAGCAGGGCGAGGCCGGCATGCGGGCCCGTCGCCACGAAGTCCGCGACGAGGTCTCCGAAACCGGTGTTTCGAAGCCGAAAGACACGACGAGGCGGCACTAA
- a CDS encoding transglycosylase SLT domain-containing protein: MRRSSFSKIVAVGVLLALSACATAPSHINNVCAVFDQNDGWFDNWQSAAERTERKYGIPVPVLMATVRKESGFKSNARPPRTKLLGFIPWKHVSSATGFSQALDGTWSQYQRETGNWAARRTKFADAVDFVGWYHSKTSDTYGVARNDTYNLYLAYYLGWTAYGRGNRGDAGVQGYARATDKMARDYEAQLRQCGS, from the coding sequence ATGCGTAGGTCGAGTTTTAGTAAAATTGTAGCGGTTGGCGTGTTGCTGGCATTGTCGGCCTGCGCGACCGCGCCCAGCCATATCAACAATGTCTGTGCCGTCTTCGACCAGAATGACGGCTGGTTCGACAATTGGCAGTCGGCGGCCGAACGGACGGAGCGGAAATACGGCATCCCCGTCCCCGTGCTGATGGCGACGGTGCGCAAGGAATCGGGCTTCAAGAGCAATGCCCGGCCGCCGCGCACCAAGCTGCTCGGCTTCATTCCCTGGAAGCACGTCTCGTCGGCCACCGGCTTCTCGCAGGCGCTGGACGGCACATGGTCGCAATATCAGCGAGAGACCGGCAACTGGGCGGCGCGGCGCACCAAATTCGCCGACGCCGTCGACTTCGTCGGCTGGTATCATTCCAAGACATCAGACACCTACGGCGTCGCCCGCAACGACACCTACAATCTCTACCTCGCCTACTATCTCGGCTGGACCGCCTATGGCCGCGGCAACCGCGGCGACGCCGGGGTGCAGGGTTACGCCCGGGCCACGGACAAGATGGCCCGAGACTATGAAGCTCAGCTACGGCAATGCGGCTCCTGA
- a CDS encoding trimethylamine methyltransferase family protein, translating to MNEPRRKRGAERTSNRGPAPIPQLPQRRVRNPYPPMALLSSDQIEAIHQASMHVLENFGIEVMSPRALSLFEKAGARVDHATANVRIDRGMVDEALKTTRPTYTLTPRNPANTIHLGGNTINFTLVAGPPNVHDMERGRRAGNLRDYADLTRLAQHFNCVHMLGNQVCAPVELPANSRHLDTYFTNLTLSDKSFHVSAIGRGRALDGIEMMAIARGLTLDQLREDPGIATIISVNSPRRFDEMMAEGLMTMAEFGQSVAVTPFTLMGAMSPVTLAGALAQQNAEALFGVVLTQLVRPGAPVMYGAFTSNVDMKSGAPAFGTPENTKANIASGQLARRYGLPYRTTPGSASNAADAQGAYETLMALWGAVLGHGNLVYHAAGWQEGGLTASFEKFIIDVEMIQHMMEFLRPIEVNEAELAVEALGAVPTGGHFFGEPHTLERYATAFYQPMLSNWQNFEAWQEAGGLDATARATRLWKKALEDYVKPAMDIAVREALEAYVAKRKEAIGQGEP from the coding sequence ATGAATGAACCAAGACGCAAGCGCGGCGCCGAGCGCACCAGCAACCGGGGCCCAGCGCCCATCCCGCAACTACCGCAAAGGCGCGTAAGGAACCCCTATCCGCCAATGGCGCTGCTTTCGTCCGACCAGATCGAGGCGATCCACCAGGCGTCGATGCATGTATTGGAGAATTTCGGCATCGAGGTGATGAGCCCCCGGGCGCTGTCGCTGTTCGAGAAAGCCGGCGCCAGGGTCGACCATGCGACAGCCAATGTCCGCATCGATCGCGGCATGGTCGACGAGGCGCTGAAGACCACACGGCCCACCTATACGCTGACACCACGCAACCCGGCCAACACAATCCATCTAGGCGGCAACACCATCAATTTCACCCTCGTTGCCGGGCCGCCCAATGTGCACGACATGGAGCGAGGCCGCCGCGCAGGAAACTTGCGCGACTATGCCGACCTGACCCGGTTGGCGCAGCATTTCAACTGCGTCCACATGCTCGGCAACCAGGTCTGCGCGCCGGTCGAGTTGCCGGCCAATTCGCGCCATCTCGACACCTACTTCACCAATCTGACGCTGAGCGACAAGAGTTTCCACGTCTCGGCGATCGGCCGGGGCAGGGCGCTGGACGGTATCGAGATGATGGCGATCGCGCGCGGGCTGACGCTGGACCAGTTACGGGAAGATCCCGGCATCGCCACCATCATCTCGGTCAACTCGCCGCGCCGCTTCGACGAGATGATGGCCGAGGGGCTGATGACGATGGCCGAGTTCGGCCAGTCGGTGGCGGTGACGCCGTTCACCCTGATGGGGGCGATGAGCCCGGTGACGCTGGCGGGCGCCTTGGCGCAGCAGAACGCCGAGGCGCTGTTCGGCGTCGTGCTGACGCAGTTGGTGCGACCCGGTGCGCCGGTCATGTATGGCGCCTTCACCTCCAATGTCGACATGAAGTCCGGGGCGCCGGCCTTCGGCACGCCTGAAAACACCAAGGCCAACATCGCCTCGGGGCAATTGGCCCGGCGCTACGGCCTGCCGTACCGGACAACGCCGGGCTCGGCCTCCAACGCCGCCGATGCGCAAGGCGCCTATGAGACGCTGATGGCGCTGTGGGGCGCCGTGCTCGGCCATGGCAACCTCGTCTATCACGCCGCCGGCTGGCAGGAGGGCGGGCTGACGGCGTCGTTCGAGAAGTTCATCATCGATGTCGAGATGATCCAGCACATGATGGAGTTCCTGCGGCCGATCGAAGTCAACGAGGCCGAGCTTGCCGTCGAGGCGCTGGGCGCGGTGCCGACCGGCGGCCATTTCTTCGGCGAGCCGCACACGCTGGAGCGCTACGCCACCGCCTTCTACCAGCCGATGCTGTCCAACTGGCAGAATTTCGAGGCCTGGCAGGAGGCAGGTGGGCTCGACGCAACGGCGCGCGCGACGCGGCTGTGGAAGAAGGCGCTCGAGGACTATGTCAAGCCGGCGATGGATATCGCCGTTCGTGAGGCGCTGGAGGCCTATGTGGCCAAGCGTAAGGAAGCGATCGGGCAGGGCGAGCCGTGA
- a CDS encoding GcvT family protein: protein MKSHAKVVVIGGGVVGCSVLFHLARHGWTDVVLLERDELTSGSTWHAAGGMHTINGDPNVAKLQKYTISLYKEIEELSGQATGVHLTGGVLLAATEARLDWLRGVVAKGRYLGIDLEVISPAEAAELMPLIDPKQFVGAVRNKEDGHLDPSGVTHAYAKAARKLGAEIERFTKVEDIVRRPDGMWRVITNKGEVVAEHVVNAGGLWAREVGRMVGLELPVLAMEHMYLITEDMPEVAAWNAKTGTEIIHAVDFDGELYLRQERGGMLMGTYEKANKPWSEYQTPWNFGHELLEPDIDRIAPSLEVGFRHFPAFQHTGIKQIINGPFTFAPDGNPLVGPVRGLPGFWVACGVMAGFSQGGGVGLALSNWMIEGDPGADIWAMDVARYGDWAGMAYTNAKVRENYSRRFSIRFPNEELPAGRPLKTTPVYDLLSARGAQWGVAYGLEVPLWYAPEGIKDEFSWRRSSDFTHVAREVATVRGGVGLAEISSFAKYKVTGEGAAAWLDRMLACKLPKPGRMTLAPMLKEDGRLIGDFTLANLGADGWFLAGSGIAEQYHMRWFEAHLPADGSVHIEALGAKLTGLAIAGPKARDVLAKVSRADVSNAAFPFMAAARMDIGMAPCLVGRVSYTGDLGYEIWVAPEYQRAAYHALVAAGEEFSIGLFGSRALNALRLEKNYGSWGREYRPIYGPLEAGLDRFVAYGKDADFIGKAAALAERKQGGKLRLRAFIVDADDADVIGDEPIWFGGAVRGWVTSGGFAHHSKKSVAVGYVPKEIADESDGFEIELLGKRHAARIQAAPLFDANFERMRG from the coding sequence ATGAAGTCGCATGCAAAGGTCGTGGTCATTGGCGGCGGTGTCGTCGGGTGCTCCGTGCTGTTCCATCTCGCCCGCCATGGCTGGACCGACGTGGTGCTGCTGGAACGCGACGAACTGACCTCGGGTTCGACCTGGCACGCGGCCGGCGGCATGCATACGATCAATGGCGATCCCAATGTCGCCAAGCTGCAGAAATACACGATCAGCCTCTACAAGGAGATCGAGGAGCTGTCGGGCCAGGCCACCGGCGTGCATCTGACCGGCGGCGTGCTTCTGGCGGCGACCGAGGCGCGGCTGGACTGGCTGCGCGGCGTCGTCGCCAAGGGACGCTATCTCGGCATCGACCTGGAAGTGATTTCGCCTGCCGAGGCGGCCGAACTGATGCCGCTGATCGATCCCAAGCAATTCGTCGGCGCCGTCAGAAACAAGGAGGACGGCCATCTCGATCCCTCGGGCGTCACGCATGCCTATGCCAAGGCCGCGCGCAAGCTCGGCGCGGAGATCGAGCGCTTCACCAAGGTCGAGGACATCGTGCGGCGGCCCGACGGGATGTGGCGCGTCATCACCAACAAGGGCGAGGTGGTGGCCGAGCATGTCGTCAACGCCGGCGGCCTGTGGGCGCGCGAAGTCGGCCGCATGGTCGGGCTCGAACTGCCGGTGCTGGCCATGGAGCACATGTACCTGATCACCGAGGACATGCCGGAGGTCGCCGCCTGGAACGCCAAGACCGGCACCGAGATCATCCATGCGGTCGATTTCGACGGCGAGCTTTACCTGCGCCAGGAGCGCGGCGGCATGCTGATGGGCACCTACGAGAAGGCCAACAAGCCATGGTCCGAATACCAGACGCCATGGAATTTCGGCCATGAACTGCTCGAGCCCGACATCGACCGCATCGCGCCGTCTCTCGAGGTCGGATTCCGCCACTTCCCGGCTTTCCAGCACACCGGCATCAAGCAGATCATCAACGGGCCCTTCACCTTCGCGCCCGACGGCAACCCGCTTGTCGGGCCGGTGCGCGGCCTGCCGGGCTTCTGGGTCGCCTGCGGCGTCATGGCCGGCTTCAGCCAGGGCGGCGGCGTCGGCCTGGCACTGTCCAACTGGATGATCGAGGGAGATCCCGGCGCCGACATCTGGGCCATGGATGTGGCACGCTATGGCGACTGGGCTGGAATGGCCTACACCAATGCCAAGGTGCGCGAGAACTATTCCAGGCGGTTTTCGATCCGCTTCCCCAATGAGGAACTGCCGGCCGGACGGCCGCTGAAGACGACCCCCGTCTATGACCTCTTGTCGGCCAGGGGTGCGCAGTGGGGTGTCGCCTACGGGCTGGAAGTGCCGCTTTGGTACGCGCCGGAGGGCATCAAGGATGAGTTCTCGTGGCGGCGTTCAAGCGATTTCACCCATGTTGCGAGGGAAGTCGCAACCGTGCGCGGCGGCGTCGGTCTGGCGGAGATTTCGAGTTTCGCCAAATACAAGGTGACGGGCGAGGGGGCGGCTGCCTGGCTCGACCGGATGCTCGCCTGCAAACTGCCGAAACCCGGCCGCATGACGCTGGCCCCGATGCTGAAGGAGGACGGCAGGCTGATCGGCGATTTCACGCTGGCCAATCTGGGCGCCGATGGCTGGTTCCTCGCTGGCTCCGGCATTGCCGAGCAGTATCATATGCGCTGGTTCGAGGCGCACCTGCCTGCAGATGGCTCGGTTCATATCGAGGCGCTGGGCGCGAAACTCACCGGTCTTGCCATTGCCGGCCCGAAGGCGAGGGATGTGCTGGCCAAGGTCAGTCGCGCCGATGTCTCCAACGCGGCGTTTCCGTTCATGGCGGCGGCGAGGATGGATATCGGCATGGCGCCGTGCCTTGTCGGCCGCGTCAGCTATACCGGCGATCTCGGCTACGAGATCTGGGTGGCGCCCGAATACCAGCGCGCGGCTTATCATGCGCTGGTGGCGGCGGGCGAGGAGTTCAGCATCGGCCTGTTCGGTTCGCGCGCGCTCAACGCGCTGCGGCTGGAGAAGAACTACGGCTCATGGGGACGCGAATACCGGCCGATCTATGGGCCGCTGGAAGCCGGGCTCGACCGTTTCGTCGCCTATGGCAAGGACGCCGATTTCATAGGGAAGGCGGCGGCGCTGGCCGAGCGCAAGCAAGGCGGGAAACTGCGGCTGCGCGCCTTCATCGTCGATGCGGACGATGCCGATGTCATCGGCGACGAGCCGATCTGGTTCGGCGGGGCGGTGCGTGGCTGGGTGACGTCCGGCGGCTTCGCGCATCATTCGAAAAAGTCGGTCGCCGTCGGCTATGTGCCGAAAGAGATCGCCGACGAGAGCGACGGATTCGAGATCGAATTGCTGGGCAAGCGTCACGCGGCGCGCATCCAGGCGGCGCCGCTGTTCGATGCGAATTTCGAACGGATGCGGGGGTGA
- a CDS encoding DoxX family protein, giving the protein MKLFEGLARYQPQALGVLRIMTALQFIEHGSQKLFNFPLSAQPHALNSLSLTAGILEFAGGSLLALGLFTRPVAFLLAGEMAIAYFMAHYPRDFFPVNNSGDAAISFCFIFLYLVFAGAGAFALDNRRNA; this is encoded by the coding sequence ATGAAACTTTTTGAAGGCCTTGCCAGATACCAGCCGCAGGCACTCGGCGTGCTGCGTATCATGACCGCGCTGCAGTTCATCGAGCATGGCAGCCAGAAACTGTTCAACTTCCCGCTAAGCGCCCAACCTCATGCCCTGAACAGCCTGTCGCTCACCGCGGGTATCCTCGAATTCGCCGGCGGCAGCCTGCTGGCACTGGGCCTGTTCACGCGGCCCGTCGCGTTTCTTCTGGCCGGCGAGATGGCGATCGCCTATTTCATGGCGCACTATCCGCGCGACTTCTTCCCCGTCAACAACAGCGGCGATGCGGCGATCTCGTTCTGCTTCATCTTTCTCTATCTGGTCTTCGCCGGCGCCGGCGCCTTCGCGCTCGACAATCGCCGCAACGCGTGA
- a CDS encoding VOC family protein — translation MPKSPMPFFWYELMTSDLDAAEAFYTKVVGWTAQPFDTAPGMPRYIVMNVGERGVGGLMTMPEDVRKMGAPPAWLGYIKTKDVDAATKSVKAAGGGVHCEPSDIPGVGRFAVVADPQGAAFMFLQPNGPDQPVVPASTPGHIGWHELYTSDWKAAFDFYSSQFGWTNAGDFDMGPMGIYQTFTAGPESGGGIMNKPAQIPVPVWQFYFNVTGIDAAAKRVTDNGGKILMGPMEVPGGSWIVQCQDPQGAHFALMAPVR, via the coding sequence ATGCCCAAATCCCCGATGCCTTTCTTCTGGTACGAGCTGATGACATCAGACCTCGATGCCGCCGAGGCCTTCTATACCAAGGTTGTCGGCTGGACGGCGCAGCCCTTCGACACGGCGCCTGGCATGCCGCGCTATATCGTCATGAATGTCGGCGAGCGCGGCGTCGGCGGCCTGATGACCATGCCCGAGGATGTCAGAAAGATGGGCGCGCCGCCTGCCTGGCTTGGTTACATCAAGACCAAGGACGTGGATGCCGCGACGAAATCAGTGAAAGCCGCCGGCGGCGGCGTTCACTGTGAACCCAGCGACATTCCGGGCGTCGGCCGCTTTGCCGTTGTCGCCGATCCGCAAGGCGCGGCCTTCATGTTCCTGCAGCCGAACGGCCCCGACCAACCCGTCGTGCCGGCCAGCACGCCTGGTCATATCGGCTGGCACGAACTCTACACCAGCGATTGGAAGGCCGCGTTCGATTTCTATTCCAGCCAGTTCGGTTGGACCAACGCCGGCGATTTCGACATGGGCCCGATGGGCATCTACCAGACTTTCACGGCCGGCCCCGAATCTGGCGGCGGCATCATGAACAAGCCTGCCCAGATCCCCGTCCCGGTCTGGCAGTTCTACTTCAACGTCACCGGCATCGACGCGGCCGCAAAACGCGTCACCGACAATGGCGGCAAGATCCTGATGGGGCCGATGGAGGTGCCCGGCGGCAGCTGGATCGTGCAATGCCAGGACCCGCAAGGCGCGCATTTCGCCTTGATGGCGCCGGTGCGCTGA
- a CDS encoding gamma-glutamylcyclotransferase, protein MRLMSLTPELVALCHRQEADPGPDPSWTELNDEDFRTLAMRLAAEADEGPLWVFAYGSLIWKPEFESVEQRLATAFGWHRSFCLDMVRWRGSAEQPGLMMALERGGRCNGVIYRLQEGEKPAQIERLLRREISDHESVSSVRWLPVHTAQGPLRALGFWVGVKGRGTSLGQPLDKVASILARACGHIGSGAEYLYNTVSHLEAFGIHDRNLWRLQELVADEVRALHGRPDDERHPARQDQPSSA, encoded by the coding sequence ATGCGCCTGATGTCGCTCACGCCTGAGCTTGTCGCACTGTGCCATCGGCAGGAGGCCGATCCCGGACCGGACCCAAGCTGGACCGAGCTGAACGACGAGGATTTCCGGACCCTTGCCATGCGGCTTGCCGCTGAAGCGGACGAAGGGCCGCTCTGGGTATTCGCCTACGGGTCGCTGATCTGGAAGCCGGAATTCGAATCGGTGGAGCAAAGGCTCGCCACGGCCTTCGGCTGGCACCGCTCCTTCTGTCTCGACATGGTGCGCTGGCGCGGCAGTGCGGAGCAGCCGGGGCTGATGATGGCGCTCGAACGAGGTGGAAGGTGCAACGGCGTGATCTACCGCTTGCAGGAGGGCGAAAAACCGGCCCAGATCGAAAGGCTGCTGCGGCGCGAGATCAGCGACCATGAGAGCGTCAGCTCAGTCCGGTGGCTGCCCGTGCATACGGCGCAAGGCCCGTTGCGGGCGCTTGGTTTCTGGGTTGGCGTGAAGGGGCGGGGAACGTCGCTGGGCCAGCCACTGGACAAGGTGGCAAGCATATTGGCCAGGGCCTGCGGCCATATCGGCTCCGGCGCCGAATATCTCTACAACACTGTCAGCCATCTCGAGGCGTTCGGCATCCACGACCGCAATCTGTGGCGGCTGCAGGAGCTGGTGGCGGACGAGGTCCGGGCACTCCATGGCCGGCCGGACGACGAGCGCCACCCAGCTCGGCAAGACCAGCCGTCCTCAGCATAA